In one window of Protaetiibacter larvae DNA:
- a CDS encoding DUF7218 family protein, which yields MPESRTRSLKDPELYEKLRDEGNSKEKSARISNAVAARGATSVGRTGGSAADYDDRTVPQLRARAKQLGLKGYSSKSKQQLIELLRNH from the coding sequence ATGCCCGAATCGCGCACCCGTTCCCTCAAGGATCCCGAGCTGTACGAGAAGCTGCGGGACGAGGGCAACAGCAAGGAGAAGTCGGCCCGGATCTCGAACGCGGTGGCCGCCCGCGGCGCGACGAGCGTCGGGCGCACCGGGGGAAGCGCCGCCGACTACGACGACCGCACCGTTCCCCAGTTGCGGGCGCGCGCCAAGCAGCTCGGGCTGAAGGGCTACTCCTCGAAGAGCAAGCAGCAGCTCATCGAGTTGCTGCGCAACCACTGA
- the ligD gene encoding non-homologous end-joining DNA ligase, which produces MADSSDSERYLRVDGREVHLTSLDKVMYPATGTTKGEVVDYYARIAGVLVPHARDRPATRKRWVAGVGTAAAPGQVFFEKNLPASAPEWIARREIQHRDHVNVYPLVNDTATLVWAAQQNALELHVPQWRFGRDGAPHNPDRFVLDLDPGEGAGLPECVAVAVLARELLGAQGLELLPVTSGSKGIHLYAALDGRRTSAEMADAAHEWARELEAAHPELVVSAQRKADRVGRVLVDWSQNTAAKTTVVPYSLRGRLRPTVAAPRSWDELLAPGLRQLEFTEVLDRVDASGDPLASLA; this is translated from the coding sequence GTGGCCGACTCCTCGGACTCCGAGCGGTACCTGCGCGTCGATGGGCGCGAGGTGCACCTGACCTCGCTCGACAAGGTCATGTATCCGGCCACCGGCACCACGAAGGGCGAGGTGGTCGACTACTACGCCCGTATCGCCGGGGTGCTCGTCCCGCACGCCCGCGATCGCCCGGCGACGCGCAAACGCTGGGTGGCGGGGGTGGGCACCGCTGCGGCGCCCGGGCAGGTGTTCTTCGAGAAGAACCTGCCGGCGTCCGCGCCCGAGTGGATCGCCCGCCGCGAGATCCAGCACCGGGACCACGTGAACGTCTACCCGCTCGTGAACGACACCGCGACGCTCGTGTGGGCGGCGCAGCAGAACGCGCTCGAGCTGCATGTGCCGCAGTGGCGCTTCGGCCGCGACGGCGCACCGCACAACCCCGACCGTTTCGTGCTGGATCTGGACCCCGGTGAGGGCGCGGGGCTGCCGGAGTGCGTGGCGGTGGCGGTGCTCGCGCGCGAACTGCTGGGAGCTCAGGGCCTGGAGCTGCTGCCGGTGACGAGCGGCAGCAAGGGCATCCACCTGTATGCCGCGCTCGATGGGCGGCGCACGAGCGCTGAGATGGCGGATGCCGCGCACGAGTGGGCGCGGGAGCTGGAGGCGGCGCATCCGGAGCTCGTGGTGAGCGCCCAGCGCAAGGCGGATCGGGTGGGCCGGGTGCTCGTGGACTGGAGCCAGAACACCGCGGCCAAGACCACCGTGGTGCCGTATTCGCTGCGCGGACGGCTGCGCCCCACGGTGGCGGCGCCCCGCAGCTGGGATGAGCTGCTCGCGCCGGGGCTGCGCCAGCTGGAGTTCACGGAGGTGCTGGATCGGGTGGATGCCTCGGGAGACCCCCTGGCATCCCTCGCCTGA
- a CDS encoding CPBP family intramembrane glutamic endopeptidase, whose product MDAVAEPWSRRALVPAAGVAASALMLFGLQLPGWGHLVLVAAIGLGWWMDRELGLDLALIGVGIAIVSTTSVEADVEWGAFFRIGTVLALAVAVPFLLDRLLLRRRAITFPWRSRQKKTRLELAYLFAVPVLGWLILPFYFIRSGAYQNWPHITDLSELLRFFVGVNAVGTWDELFFICTCFALLRRHLPVLPANLIQAVIFVSFLWELGYRAWGPLLTFPFALLQGYLFARTRSLGYVLSVHLLFDAIVFLAIVHAHNPGWIPIFIY is encoded by the coding sequence GTGGATGCCGTCGCCGAGCCGTGGAGCAGGCGCGCGCTCGTGCCCGCGGCCGGCGTCGCCGCATCCGCCCTGATGCTGTTCGGGCTCCAGCTGCCCGGCTGGGGGCACCTCGTGCTCGTCGCCGCCATCGGGCTCGGCTGGTGGATGGATCGCGAGCTCGGCCTCGACCTCGCTCTCATCGGGGTCGGCATCGCCATCGTGTCGACCACCTCGGTGGAGGCGGACGTCGAATGGGGCGCCTTCTTCCGCATCGGCACCGTGCTGGCGCTCGCCGTGGCCGTGCCGTTCCTGCTCGACCGCCTGCTGCTGCGTCGGCGCGCCATCACCTTCCCGTGGCGCAGCCGGCAGAAGAAGACCCGGCTCGAGCTCGCCTACCTGTTCGCGGTGCCCGTGCTCGGCTGGCTCATCCTGCCGTTCTACTTCATCCGCTCCGGCGCCTACCAGAACTGGCCGCACATCACCGACCTCTCCGAGCTGCTGCGGTTCTTCGTGGGCGTCAACGCGGTGGGCACCTGGGACGAGCTGTTCTTCATCTGCACCTGCTTCGCGCTGCTGCGCCGCCACCTCCCGGTGCTGCCGGCGAACCTCATCCAGGCCGTCATCTTCGTGTCGTTCCTGTGGGAGCTCGGCTACCGCGCCTGGGGGCCGCTGCTCACCTTCCCCTTCGCCCTGCTGCAGGGCTACCTCTTCGCGCGCACGCGCTCGCTCGGCTACGTGCTCTCGGTGCACCTGCTCTTCGACGCGATCGTGTTCCTCGCGATCGTGCACGCCCACAACCCCGGCTGGATCCCGATCTTCATCTACTGA
- a CDS encoding IS3 family transposase (programmed frameshift), whose protein sequence is MNRKYSPEMRERALRMLAEARPSHPNMMSAVRHVAGLLGMSAETLRLWQRRYEVDAGVKPGLTTDAAAEIKRLQREIIELRKANEILKAASVFFAKGARPPLTEMIRFIDEYRDRFGVELICRVLRPAVQGFLTSRGYRAAVGRAPSARRLRDDLLVPEVARLHAENYGVYGRRKMHALMRRQGWEIGRDQTERLMRAAGVRGVRKSKRVFTTRSDKTTALPADLVNRRFTAAAPRRLWVCDVTYVATWSGFAYVAFVTDVYSRRIVGWNVAATLRSEILPMQALDMAAWGAGGRLDGLIHHADHGSNYTAMVYTDRIVELGAVPSTGTVGDSFDNAMAEAINNLYKTELIRQQGPWRTVEQVELATLEWVWWWNNSRLHGELDMRTPIEVEQAYYADLESAQPAPAGQGSR, encoded by the exons ATGAACAGGAAGTACTCGCCGGAGATGCGTGAGCGGGCGTTGCGGATGCTCGCGGAGGCGCGCCCGTCGCACCCGAACATGATGAGCGCGGTCCGTCACGTGGCCGGGTTGCTGGGAATGAGCGCGGAGACGCTGCGGCTGTGGCAGCGCCGCTACGAGGTCGACGCCGGGGTGAAGCCCGGGCTCACGACGGACGCCGCGGCGGAGATTAAGCGACTGCAGCGCGAGATCATCGAGCTGCGTAAGGCGAACGAGATACTCAAGGCCGCGAGCGTGTTTTTCGCGA AAGGAGCTCGACCGCCCCTGACCGAGATGATCCGGTTCATCGACGAGTACCGGGATCGTTTCGGGGTCGAGCTCATCTGCCGTGTCCTCAGACCGGCAGTGCAGGGATTCCTCACCTCCCGCGGCTACCGCGCCGCCGTCGGTCGTGCGCCCTCGGCCCGGCGGCTGCGTGACGACCTTCTGGTGCCGGAGGTCGCGCGGCTGCATGCGGAGAACTACGGCGTCTACGGGCGCAGGAAGATGCACGCCCTCATGCGCCGGCAAGGATGGGAGATCGGCCGCGACCAGACCGAACGCCTGATGCGGGCCGCCGGGGTTCGGGGCGTCAGGAAGTCGAAGCGGGTGTTCACCACGCGCTCCGACAAGACGACGGCCCTGCCCGCGGATCTCGTGAACAGGCGCTTCACCGCGGCGGCACCTCGCCGGCTCTGGGTCTGCGACGTGACCTATGTCGCGACGTGGAGTGGGTTCGCGTATGTCGCGTTCGTCACCGACGTCTACTCGCGGCGCATCGTCGGGTGGAACGTCGCCGCCACACTGCGGTCGGAGATCCTGCCGATGCAGGCGCTGGATATGGCCGCGTGGGGCGCAGGCGGGCGGCTCGACGGGCTGATCCATCACGCGGACCATGGGTCGAACTACACCGCAATGGTCTACACCGACCGGATCGTCGAACTCGGCGCCGTCCCCTCGACAGGAACCGTCGGCGACAGCTTCGATAACGCAATGGCAGAGGCCATCAACAACCTCTACAAGACCGAGCTGATCCGTCAGCAAGGGCCGTGGCGCACGGTCGAGCAAGTCGAGCTCGCGACCCTCGAATGGGTGTGGTGGTGGAACAACTCCCGCCTCCACGGCGAACTCGACATGCGCACCCCGATCGAGGTCGAGCAGGCGTACTACGCTGACCTGGAATCAGCCCAACCGGCACCCGCCGGACAAGGCTCCCGATAG
- a CDS encoding SDR family oxidoreductase, with translation MSEILIDPVTRYRTEGFPPQEQHQPGVTARTDPTPDHGEHSYRGSGRLAGMRTLITGGDSGIGRAVAIAFAREGADVAISFLEEEADDAAETAEWITEAGRIALLLPGDVRSEEQCRALVERTVEELGGLDVLVLNAAYQQNRDGLENTPTEEIERVVETNLYAPLWTARAAIPHLPAGGSIITTSSIQAFQPSARLFDYAMTKAAQVAFTRALAQQLGGRGIRVNAVAPGPIWTPLIPATSWPESLPEFGQDTPLGRAGQPAEVAPAFVFLASPESSYVSGAIVPVTGGKGL, from the coding sequence ATGAGCGAGATCCTGATCGACCCCGTGACGCGATACCGCACGGAGGGCTTTCCCCCGCAGGAGCAGCACCAGCCGGGCGTCACCGCGCGCACCGACCCCACCCCCGACCACGGCGAGCACAGCTACCGCGGGTCCGGGCGACTGGCGGGGATGCGCACCCTCATCACGGGCGGCGACTCCGGAATCGGCCGCGCGGTGGCGATCGCTTTCGCCCGCGAGGGGGCCGACGTGGCGATCTCGTTTCTCGAGGAGGAGGCCGACGATGCGGCCGAGACGGCCGAGTGGATCACCGAGGCGGGCCGGATCGCGCTGCTGCTGCCGGGCGATGTGCGCTCGGAGGAGCAGTGTCGCGCGCTCGTCGAACGCACGGTCGAGGAGCTCGGCGGGCTCGACGTGCTCGTCTTGAATGCCGCGTATCAGCAAAATCGCGATGGGCTCGAGAACACGCCCACCGAGGAGATCGAACGTGTCGTGGAGACCAACCTCTACGCACCGTTGTGGACGGCCCGTGCGGCGATTCCGCACCTGCCGGCGGGAGGCTCCATCATCACGACCTCGTCGATCCAGGCTTTCCAGCCGTCCGCCCGGCTCTTCGACTACGCGATGACGAAGGCCGCGCAGGTGGCATTCACCCGCGCGCTGGCGCAGCAGCTCGGCGGGCGCGGCATCCGGGTGAACGCTGTCGCGCCGGGACCGATCTGGACCCCGCTCATCCCCGCGACGAGCTGGCCCGAGTCGCTGCCCGAGTTCGGCCAGGACACCCCGCTGGGGCGGGCGGGTCAGCCCGCCGAGGTGGCGCCCGCGTTCGTCTTCCTCGCCTCCCCCGAGTCGTCGTACGTCTCGGGGGCGATCGTGCCCGTCACGGGCGGAAAGGGGCTCTGA
- a CDS encoding DUF6328 family protein → MAADDALPPDGRDETETQRLDRNWNEILQELRVVQTGTQILTGFLLTVAFQQRFEELDGYQLCVYFVLVALAALATILALTPVSLHRLLFRLGAKPELVMLANALLKATLAAVLLTLAGTALFIFDLVAGHPAGFVAGGAVLVLGGIAWFVTPVFVRMRLRARD, encoded by the coding sequence ATGGCTGCCGACGACGCGCTTCCCCCAGATGGGCGCGACGAGACCGAGACCCAGCGGCTCGACCGCAACTGGAACGAGATCCTGCAGGAGCTGCGCGTGGTGCAGACCGGCACGCAGATCCTCACCGGTTTCCTGCTGACGGTGGCCTTCCAGCAGCGCTTCGAGGAGCTCGACGGCTACCAGCTGTGCGTGTACTTCGTGCTCGTGGCCCTCGCCGCGCTCGCGACGATCCTGGCGCTCACCCCGGTGAGCCTGCACCGCCTGCTGTTCCGGCTGGGTGCGAAACCGGAGCTGGTGATGCTCGCGAACGCGTTGCTGAAGGCGACGCTCGCGGCGGTGCTGCTGACCCTCGCCGGCACGGCGTTGTTCATCTTCGACCTCGTCGCGGGGCATCCCGCCGGTTTCGTGGCGGGCGGCGCGGTGCTCGTGCTCGGCGGGATCGCGTGGTTCGTCACCCCGGTGTTCGTGCGGATGCGTCTGCGGGCGCGCGACTGA